A window of Desulfuromonas soudanensis genomic DNA:
TTGCCTTTCCTCCGAAATCAGCCCGGATGATATTTTTTGAGAGGTTGCCATGAGAAGCGAACAAGTCAACATTATGGTATTTGAAGTGGCAGGGAGCAGCATTTGCGTATCGTCCGATGACGGTCAAATTGTTCACGACCGGATTGCTGCTGCCCTGAGGGAAGGAAAGAAGGTCAAACTTTCCTTCATGAACGTAGAGAGCCTGACCTCGGCATTCCTCAATGCGGCGATTGGCCAACTGTATGGTGAATTTTCCGAGGAGGTCATTCGCGGGGGTCTCTCCGTAACCGAAATGGCACAGGACGATATGGGTCTTTTAAAACAGGTGGTCGTCACGGCCAAGGAGTTCTTCCGCGATCCGTCCCGTTTTAAAAAAGCGCATGCCGAGGCACTGGAGGAAAAAGATGCCGACTGACTCTCTCAGCATCGATGCTTGCACCTTCAACTCCAACGACAAGCTCTTTATCGACACAAACGTCTGGCTTTACCTCTATGCACCGCAAGCGCCGGGAGACTGGAAAGCGAGAGTCTACTCAAGGGCTCTGGCAAAAATCCTCTCAGCAAAGAGTCGGATTTTCATCGATGCCCTGGTCCTTTCCGAGTTCATCAACCGCTATACGCGGCTGGCATTCAATTTAACCAAGAGAACCGGAGCGGTCATAGAGTACAAGGACTACCGTAAATCAGCCGAATTCAAGCCGGTTGCTCGGGAGATCGAGGCTACAGTTCGGCGTATCATGAAACA
This region includes:
- a CDS encoding STAS-like domain-containing protein: MRSEQVNIMVFEVAGSSICVSSDDGQIVHDRIAAALREGKKVKLSFMNVESLTSAFLNAAIGQLYGEFSEEVIRGGLSVTEMAQDDMGLLKQVVVTAKEFFRDPSRFKKAHAEALEEKDAD
- a CDS encoding type II toxin-antitoxin system VapC family toxin, coding for MPTDSLSIDACTFNSNDKLFIDTNVWLYLYAPQAPGDWKARVYSRALAKILSAKSRIFIDALVLSEFINRYTRLAFNLTKRTGAVIEYKDYRKSAEFKPVAREIEATVRRIMKHCQPTDSGFSTCDLDGLLAEFGRGNSDFNDQVMVELCKANGWKLVTHDGDFKDCGLTVLTANKRLLA